DNA sequence from the Rubrivirga sp. SAORIC476 genome:
TTTCTGCGCCTGGCTCCACACGAAACCGCCCGCCTCGGCACAGCGGCCGAGGCGGGCGGAGCGGGACGAAGGTCCGGCCGCGAAGCGCTACGCGATCTTGTAGAAGCGCTCCTCGACGATCTTGCCGTCCTTCCACGTCTGGACCGCGACCTGGTCGTAGGTCTGCGAGCCGTAGTCCGCGTGGGTGAAGTCGAAGAACCACTCGACGAGCGCCTTGCCAGCCTCTTCGTCGATGCCGACAGCCTTGACTTCGGCGCCGCGGAACTCGGTGAGGCCGTTCACGAAGGCCTCCTCATAGGCACGGTTGACGTCCTTGCCTTCACGGGGCGGCATGCCCTGGTCGATCATGACGACATCGTCGGCGTAGTAGTCCTCGAAGGCGCCGAGGATGTCGCCCTGGAGGATGCGGGCGTTGAGGTCGGCGACGGATTCCTGGAGCGTAGGCATGGGAACAGGGGGATGGTTGAAGGGATGCCGACCGGGTCGGCGTCCCATTTATTTGTTTGAACGACCATTGTTCCCACAGGGATCTCGCGGATCGCGGTCGGTCCAGCTTCTGCCCCGCTCGTGGAGGGCCTGCCGGACCGGTCCCTACTCTCCTCCGCTCATCGGCCGATGTGGTCCCGGAACCGCCCGACGGCCAGGTTCCACAACTCCAGCGTATCGAGGAAGAGCGCCCGGCTGATGCCGCCTTCGTCCAGGTTCAGATCCCACTGCAGGTGGGCGTTCCCATTCACATCGGAGTACGCCGAGCCGAACCGCCAGCTGCGGTTCCATTCGTTGGCGGTGGCGAGGGGCAGCTTGTCGCTGACCTCGAACCCGGCGTGGAACTGCACAGACGAGCAGTTCCGGTTGTTCTCACAGCCGTAGAAGTAGATCGCCCAGTTGGTCCCCTCCGAGGCGCTTCGAACCAGCGGGTCGCCCGAACTGTCGGCGTCGAGTTCCCCGCGGTACCCCGCCGACTGGAGCGCATCGACCAGGCTGCGAGGGTTGGAGGCCGTCACGCTTTGCGCCTGAACGGCGAGCGAACTGGCGGCAAGGAAGAGCGTCGAGAGGTAGCGAAAGCACATGCCGAAGGAGGAAAGCGAGTGAGCACGAAACATGTCGTATGGAACCGACAGCCCGAGAATTGTACGGGGCACGAGGTTCAGGATCAACCCGGACCCCGGTGCCGGTACGGGCCTCGACTGCAGAACCGGACGTGCATCGCCTCCCACCTCCGGGTCGAGCCGTGCGCCAGGGCACGATCGGTCCGGTAGTTTGCTGTCCGTCCTCGCGCTGCCCGGCACCCCCCCCTCCTCTACCAGTACGAGATGCCCACCGTCCGCCGCGTCCCCGCTGCCGTCGTCCGCCCCCTGCGAACGGCGATCCTCCGTCCCACCTGGACCGACCGGCTGGCGACGTACGACCAGGACGAGACCGTCGCCGTCCACGTCGCTGCGTACCTCGACGGCGACGACGCGGTGCACGGCGTCGGCACGATCTACGCCGAGGCGCCGCCGGACGACAACCGCGACGCCATCCCCGAGACGGCTTACGCCGACGGTGCGAGCTGGCGCCTCCGCGGCATGGCGACCTCGGAGGCCGCGCGCGGCGCCGGGCTGGGGCGGCTCGTGCTGGAAGAGTGCTTCGCCGTAGT
Encoded proteins:
- a CDS encoding nuclear transport factor 2 family protein, whose amino-acid sequence is MPTLQESVADLNARILQGDILGAFEDYYADDVVMIDQGMPPREGKDVNRAYEEAFVNGLTEFRGAEVKAVGIDEEAGKALVEWFFDFTHADYGSQTYDQVAVQTWKDGKIVEERFYKIA
- a CDS encoding YbjN domain-containing protein, with the protein product MCFRYLSTLFLAASSLAVQAQSVTASNPRSLVDALQSAGYRGELDADSSGDPLVRSASEGTNWAIYFYGCENNRNCSSVQFHAGFEVSDKLPLATANEWNRSWRFGSAYSDVNGNAHLQWDLNLDEGGISRALFLDTLELWNLAVGRFRDHIGR
- a CDS encoding GNAT family N-acetyltransferase, which gives rise to MPTVRRVPAAVVRPLRTAILRPTWTDRLATYDQDETVAVHVAAYLDGDDAVHGVGTIYAEAPPDDNRDAIPETAYADGASWRLRGMATSEAARGAGLGRLVLEECFAVVRERSGSVLWCNARLVAVPFYARLGMAAVGPEFDIPGIGPHYVMWREV